CATCCATCTCCTCCCGTTGAACAGTTAAATCAATACTTAAAGGAAGCGACTGTTAAACTGTCTTACAGTGATTAACCATGCGACCACCTCAATGCTAATCGAATTACAGACATGTGAAAAGAAACAAGCAAATTCTCTCATCCATGccaatttcatattatttataggaTGATCGTCAATCAAATGAATATCCATAGCAAAATACATCTCAATAGTTTAATTCGGTCAAGATAAGTTGTGGCAATTAAACCTATGTTCTGTGAGTTTCAACATCACTGGAACCATATCAAAGACAAAAACATCATTTCAGTCAAAATTATcacaacaaacaaacaaatcaacaataataaattttgaaattttaaaaaatactgaGTTGACCAAGTACACAAACTCTCAACCAACTTCAAAAATGTGCTATATGGAGTAACGTGAGTTAGACAACTAAAAAGGAATCGAATTTTAGCCAGAATTGCACCTCCATGAACCAACGAGTGGGTCTGGCGGTGAAACTTGCGGCGGCACATGAGTAACTCATTGAGCGTCTGGTGACCGAATTTCTTTAAGGTTACCAATCGGCAGCGGGCACTTTTTTGATACTGGCGTTGAGGAAAAAAATCACTCGAAGTTGATGACCAACAAAATCGACAAAGACAATTGTCGACTGCTTTGTTAGGCAGTAACGCATCACTACGTCTCTAGgcagaataaaattatatttaatgcaATTCTCAAATACCatgtttcaaaacaatttgaaaAGAATATGTTGTAAGTTATGTTCAACAATTACACTGATATTCATACAGGCATAAAATATGAGTATTCTAAAAATTCAAACACAATAACTCATAATCAGCAAGTATATAATGTAACTTACTAATTAATAGACTAATTGATtccaatatatttatatttcaaatgtaCTTCAATTGTGCTGAATGTGGCATATTCCTTCTACAATGCAATGCACTGATGTGCAGACATTACGTTATACATTGGATATGGTAGTTACTAGAGAAGATTTAGAAAATATTACCATCGATATAATATGAAGTGCTTACAAAAACGATGGATACTCCAACTAGATAGATACGTAAGATACCAAGTCCTATTGCTTCCAGATGGAACTGAGTTCTAACAATCACAGTGCACGCATTGAATGGCTCATACTCAGTAAGTAAAATCCCACATCGAACAGTTGGTAGATTCATTCCTGCCATATCAAGGATTACCCCAATTACTAGATTCGCTCCTGCCAAAAGTCGAGTACAAAATGAACTCGGGACACGCCCATGAAGAAAGGATTGAGCTGTTGTAATACCTTATAAGATAAAAACATCAAAGAGGAAGCTCATCCAAGGGCTTTAATGCAGCAACACTACTAAGGTCAGGACTCATGTACTTCTCATATGTTACTTTCAGATCTGAATTCCTTGCTGCTTTTTGAAATCCTAATACCATCTCGGCGCAGTCCCTGCAACAATTAGGTTAGGTTGAACAATTATTTACatcattcttttccttttgtagTTTTAATTCTTCTCTATTTAAAGGAGATGCTTATATTCAATAAAGTAATCAATAATTCagtcaaaaataaagaaaaggagAGTTGGTGATCTCTTGAACAAATCACCATTAACATCTCAAAAATAGGTTTATCGAAGAACAGGAAAAACAAGGGAAATCGACGAGATTTTCCGAGTAGTAAGACCTGTGACGAGTTCCTATTTGCGGGACCATATCACACCAGGCAACAACCAACCTTAGATTTCTTTATACCAAGCATGGGGCTTGCTACTAAATATACATGATGATGGATGGTTCTAATACTATTTAAACAGCGAGTCCAAGTTATAAAGttgataattaatttctaaaaatttattcCTGACTACTCAGTCGTCTTGGCCAGGTTCCTATTCCGAACTTCACATAAAATCGAGGATTCAAATTCATACCATAAACATAACTGGACAATAAGGATCCAGTTCAGATTCCAAGAAGAACAAGAACCTGAACTGGAACCACCGGTTTTGAAAACTACTTGTTTTTTAAATCATTTGTTTTCATATACATTTGTTAAAGGCAAAATGCTCCCCTAAAACAAACCCAAGATAACTAATAACAAATCTAATGCAACTACAACAATTACTACAAACCCAATATACTACTTAACAACAGCAAACTCAGCACAATTAACAACAAACCCAACAAAAAGAGTAAAATTAAGAAAAGAGATGGAAAAACGCATATTTGGGTCCATGCGCTTGTCCACTTATTGATTTTGAATCTCTACACTTTTATTTATCAGCACCGAGTCCtcgcacttttaattttatagacattAAGTTCATCTATCGCGGAAATGAAGTGTGTGTACTTCACCCGCAGTTAGTGTGTTTGAGATAAGGCTTTTATTCGTTCGTTTACCctttctaaaaaaatttagtcCCCTTGCTTTTTTTTTCATTGACATAAATCAGTTTAATTTTAACAGAATTGAAACCATTAATCCTTTTTGTAACGGAGGGGCCTTTATGTCTACAATATAAAAATGTAAGAATTCAATGTTGACAAATAAAGATAGAGGGATCTAATGTCAAAAACAGGACAAGTGCAGAGATCCAAAAATGTGTTAAGCCAAAAGAGACTAAAACAAGAGTAGAAAAGAATACAAATATAAGATAAGAAAAAAACAatagaagaaaagaaagaggTATTAAAGAAAgtaatataaagataaaatagaGCCAAGGAAACCCTCACTCTACTTTGATCAAAGACTCGACTATGTCTTATAAGAATAAAAACAGGATTTAATTCAAGGATCACCGTTTTGTCCTTTCTTTTACAATTATGCATATCTTACGGGAATGGCTCAAGTTCAAATTCCCTCCATTTTCCTCAAGTCCACTTAGATTTTTAACACCTACACAAAATGACATTTAATTCCCTccatttttatcattttgctTAGGTGTCAAACATCTAAGTGAACTTGAAGAAAATGGAGGGAATTTTGGACTTAAGGTGATCCACTCCCATATCTTATCATTatctttatataaaaaaatatttcaaaaagcAAAGGGACTGCATCCAGCATGTATGTTTGGCAAGTCTGAAAGTAAACATATAATACCTGATTTGGGAGACTTCATAGCGTGCATGTTTAACAAGCAGTGGCGTCCAAGCTGGAGATATTTGCAATGTAGATCGAGCAACATAGATAGCAGATGCACATAGCATCGAAGGCttgaacttcaaaacttcatattCAACCAAGCTCAGCTCAATGAGGTAGAAAGCCAAATGATCATGCTGGAAATGAAATATTCAAAATGCaaagatttaaattaattaatataagatGTGATGAATATAAAATGCAACACTTTCTCTCATAAGATTTATGAATACATAATATTCAAATATCAAATCCGGATCTAATTGTTCTTTCATTATCTATTGAGAAAAAGGAATTCAGTATAAATTCAAGTAATAGCAGAGGTGAATTTTGAAAGGCTCTtatcaacaaatcaaaaaaatgtaACAGTCGAAACCTCTCACCACTTACCTCAAGGTCAGATTGAGCAGCCTTGAGAAATCTTAACAAGAAGACATAAGGAGTTGGTGCATTTAGACGAAACTTCAGTTTCTTAAGAATAAGCTTCTCCTGGAAACCAAACCAACATGGACTGTTAACACCCATAATGGTCATATTTAAATTTGGACCGGCTTTCAAAGAAGGCAGAtgttaattgaatatttaatcTTCATACAAGTTACAATATACAGATACTGCTGTGCAGCAGAAAAATGTGCTTGGATACTTCAACAGCTACTGCCTCCTCCCCTAGCAGCCACCCCAACCCCCTCACCACAACCCCAGCCCCCTAGACCTACCCCAGAAACTGTCACTCAAAAGGAGCACACGCTCAgtcaataaataaaaggatagCAGATAAAGTTTTTATCTAGACATCACCTCGCGTCAAGAAAAAGATTTGGCTATTGGCAAAGACATACCATGAGAAGCATTTGATCTCTTGTATATGACTCGGCTGATATGCTAAGTAAATCTTTTATCTGCATTAAGAATGAAGAAAGCTGATAAGCTAGTAAATTACTCTAAAACATGTGTGCATGAGCACATGCATGTGCGTGTGTGCATGTAATTTACTTAAAACCATCCAGATTTAGCATAGCAGTTACCCTAGGAGGCCAGGAGTCCTCATATTTTGATGCCAACAATAGTGCCGTAAGACCAACCAACTGCATTTCATTCTTCTTAATTGGGATTTGACATAGATATTGATCTAAGAGTATGACCATGAGATAAAGTGTTTCTGACATTAATTCAAATCTGAGATGTACCTGTTACCAGAATGCGTAACCAACTCATTAGCCGGTATGTAAAGcaagaaaattgaaattaaaaggaggAGAATATAGATGAATGAATTAAAACATGGATGTATACTTCAATCAGCCAGTTGATCAATATGCCCCGCATTTTAGGAGTAATTTCTGTCTGAATTGACATGTAATTTGCAAGAGATAAGTTTTCAGTCTGCAATTACGAGGAAGATTATTGCATTAATAAATGTTGTCATAAGCTAATCGGTTATATAGATCTTACAAAAAAGAGTAGAACTACGCTTTCTTGCCAAAAACCACATGAGACTGTAATCAGTACCTAACAAAAATCAAAAGGAAAATAGCAAATGAATTGCACTAAATTTAGCATGCTAGATGCCCACTAAAACCAAagagaaaaacaaacaaaccatAAAGGGGAAGAGAGAGACATCAGAGAAGTTGACAGCCGTTGGTAAAACAATGCAGTACAATGCAGTACATAATCATTGAAGACCTAGAATTATTTTGAGAATCAACCCAATCTTCAAGTGGTGAAAAATCAGTAAATTAATCCAAGGCACAAATGGTACAGGTTTTCAGGATGAATGAGAACTTATCAAAGTAAAATAGTGCTGCATATGCATGTGATACAAAATTCATTGACAAGATTTTCTAATGAGGAAAATTAATAGATTCAAGATtaggaaagaaaaaaagagtgCAATGAGAATGTTTTACCTCCAAGAcaataaaatagaataatacATGCAACTTGatagtataaatttaaattaaagtaaaaaggACAACAAATGAGGGACCTCAAACCCGTATTCAACTCCATAGAACCCTAAATACATCACCTACAACAACAAATCCGTCAAGATGTCACATTGATGCATCAAAGATACCCTCAAAAAATAATGCATTGAGCGCCAATGCGGCTGTGCAAGTACCATGAATGACTTTAGAATTATACTAttcttttgcaattttttttttcttttgggaGCGTTTTCTATTGTACATAAAGACATGTCTAAATTGCTGAGGTTTGCCTCCTGAGCTAGCTAGAAGGCTTAGTCACCTTAGCTCATACCTCAATGAAATGTGTCGGGCTTTCCCAAAATGGGTGCTCTGAACAAGAGGAATTCAGTTCCTCTTTTATAGGTTGGAACCTATAGTGGTAATGACAAATTTCTCTCCAGTCAAAAGCAAGCACTATATCCCTAGCAATTTTGAATGTTAAAATGAGCACATCAAAATTGCAAAATGCAACCTATTAAATACCGTTGTACCAAAAAATGCAAACTATGACAAATGATGGAGAAAAGAGAAGGCTATCTTAGCAACTCCAACAAAAACTACTCTTCGGTACCATATCTAGACGCATCTTTACATTCCCAATTAAATAACCATAATGAAACATTGAAACTATGCACATTCTAGTAAACGCAGGTTCAGGTTCAGGTTCAGCTATTGTTAGTGAGTGATGGTCAGTCTACGTAGCTCAAACTTAATCTCACCGCTTCAAAGGAACCATCTATACAGAACTACAATAAGCCCACAACCATAAGTGCTCGATGAAGTCCATAATATCACCATCAGAAAAAGCAAGTCATAGTTCCTTCTTTCTGAGTTTTATAACTTGACATCAAATTCATGATTTCAGCATCTATTGAACTTCCCAAGACATCTCCCAGGATCGGTGGTAAAAATCGAACTAGGTTTTTGTTAACACCCTAGTAGTGGCATGAAAGGGCTTTAACGCTAACCCAATCAAATGACATCTCACCCCTATCCTATTTTACAAGCATATGGTCATGAATATGAGCAATTGACTTGGTACAAATGTTTGCATCAGAGAAAAGCTTCCTCTTAGTTGCATGTGAATAAGTTTGAATGTACTTCCAGTTATATGTAAAATGTGGGATGCATATGCCTACACAGATGTGGAACTGTTAGGTATAAGTAGTAAGTACAATGCTCTATTTAATAAGAAGACATGTGCGCAAATCCTTTTTCTCAAAAATGTGCATTTCTGTTCTGCATTTGGTATCGCATACGTTGTATATTTCTTGTATCTCATATCTAGCTAGCAAAGTAACATTTTGCATTTAATATGCTTCATATTTCCAAATTCAGCTTTCTGGCATCACCACAAAGAAAAATCTACATATTGAACCTTAATCAGcttccaaaaattaaaaaaagccTCCTCTTTAACCCTTGCAATGTGGTTCAAAATTTATTCCAAGTGACATTTATTAGGAAAGAATGAACTATGGATAGGACTCAATGTTAATCAACCAGTCATTCTTTTCACATAACTACAATAAATAAGTTCCAAAACCATATCCTTTGTGAAGAAGAACGCATACCCTATAGTTTTACGTATCAATGACTAAAATTCACAAATTTGTTAGGCATGCTTCATATCACTTTTCATCTAGTTGAAAAAAGATGACAAAGACTACAATACACAGAGATAGCATCTCATTCAATCAAAGCTGTAAAGTCTCCAATTCAAAAGTGTTTAAAGATCCACGGCAATAATAATAGGATGCTAATCAGTAATCCAAAAGATACACATGGATATTCAAGCCTGATCCAGCCAGTAGGGTAATGCATGATCAAACAAAAGCATAGAGCAACCATGTGTGAAAGAAATGGTCACCTCTGAAACCCAATAAAACTGATAGATCTCATCAATGTATTCAGCAACTTCCAGTTGATTACCATAATCATCTATGCATGAAACTTCTTCCTGCTTAATGACACCACCAAATTCAACTAATAACTGCAAAATATTGGAAGAAAACATATTAATTCACCAGATAGAACTTTAACAATAAAAACGGGCCCAAACCTTTGATCTTGCCATTAGTGAAGATGTATAAGATCTTCTACGACCAGATTTTCCCCGGTCAGCGGCATCCAACTTCTTTGAATGTAAATTGTTGTTGCTTTCACATCCATGTTCATGATTGGCCTCATGGGAAACCACTACAGAAAGTTTTTCCAAAAGAGAAGATCTCTCGGATTCCTTCTGTTTCTTGGAAGCCATCGCAGCAGTGGAGTTGAATTTTCCTGCAGCTAGTGTGCACTTGGATCTTAAAGTCCTATTGCCATTGGACACACTAATTGCAGTCTTTACTGTGGGCTTTATCATAAATTAAGGCAAAAGAGAAAAGATTAATAGCAAAACTAAGAGCTATCAGCAGGAAAATCCAAGTAAATTCTCAGTAATCTGCATTTCTTATTAGCATAAAAAGGTGTTTTAACTACTGAACTTGTGAAAGCAAGAGGACAAGAGATTAATGGAATGCTTTATTATGCAAATGTCGTATCACTTCTTCAAAAAGTAGCTAATGCCGTTTTAGTGAATATATCTTTGTGAACAATGCTTATAGGAAGAGCACAGTGCATAGTTTATACTACTTATTTTGGCCATATAATCCAGTGAAGCAGAAAAGCCATTACCATGAACTATTTCCAAGACAATTTCAATATTAGCATCTATAATGTATAAAATGAAAAACCTCAAGAAAATTATTAGTCGTACTGAAACCCACTAAGAAAAAAGCAAGGCACCCaacttttaattcaattttccCTCGCTACTCTTCCGACCTCCAGTTAAAATTACTATGGAAAATTCTTGAGAAAGCAATTTGAGCATGGAGTTCCATTAATACAAGCATTCGGGATGTCATATATCTAATTGACAAAGTAAGGACTGGCGTTCCAAATTTTACAGAAGGTTTCTATTTTTCTAGTCATTAGCTCTCCTATTATCTATATTATTTGTAATGCAACATCCAAGCATTTCCTACAGTGTTTGCTTTGTGAAACATTTCTTTCTCATCAGACTTACTaaaatgaatttgtgttcttcaaGAACCTAGATATATCACGGTAGAGGTGAATAATAAGGAAAACAATTTTTGGAATTAATTGCTACTTTTGTTCCTGATCCCAGAAATTGTTCCTAAATGGCATGAGATATTCACATTGATAGACGCCTTAATAAGAGAGACTTCAAGAGTATAATATATTCTTCTGACTGCGAAACTAAAAAATCAACCAAACAAACGAAGTAgatttaaaaagaaacaaatgtaTGCAAGGAAAGCAAACACGATTAGAACTAGTTCAAAAGGAGAAGACATAGTAGCTTTGAAAAAAaacacatacacacacacaaaaggaaaaagaaacaGAAGAGGTTTTAGTAATGACACATACCTTGCCAGATTTCCTAGACCAGTGATGAGATCTCACATTAGTTTGATTCTTGGCAGCCCTAGTTAAaaataagcaaaatatttattcCCAAGATTGCAGGATCAACTACACATAAAAATCAATGAAATTCATACACCTTGGATCATCCCGATAATATTGATTAAA
This window of the Mercurialis annua linkage group LG5, ddMerAnnu1.2, whole genome shotgun sequence genome carries:
- the LOC126682299 gene encoding putative cyclin-B3-1 isoform X3, which produces MVASKGKHQLGINAVAEDARKDNEKIKIDVGSLRKTLPPKKGALLTAASDSKEGSKFGVKIKAIEDVNIKRRPLADLSNKQTEFSRNVTSAGFKPMRTSLPLTKGALLTARTDLKEGSKFGVKIKGKFVSSAIEDVNVKRRPLADLSNKQTELSRNDTSTGSKPMRTSLPLKKGALTAASNSKEGSKFGVKINGKFVSYAIEDVNVKRRSLDVLSNKQNEFSRNATSTGSKPMIAVDPNSRTVYIPSRKCSPGRATTSQRFSYFHATRKADCRTNTKNLGDRSEFINSRRGAKNSLGSMRKSLPVLTGNRANFSYAKNNEKGLEKAKRNTGLSGKAKMNKDVVPQVSSCRNSSLTIVARDGFISMAAKNQTNVRSHHWSRKSGKPTVKTAISVSNGNRTLRSKCTLAAGKFNSTAAMASKKQKESERSSLLEKLSVVVSHEANHEHGCESNNNLHSKKLDAADRGKSGRRRSYTSSLMARSKEEVSCIDDYGNQLEVAEYIDEIYQFYWVSETENLSLANYMSIQTEITPKMRGILINWLIEVHLRFELMSETLYLMVILLDQYLCQIPIKKNEMQLVGLTALLLASKYEDSWPPRIKDLLSISAESYTRDQMLLMEKLILKKLKFRLNAPTPYVFLLRFLKAAQSDLEHDHLAFYLIELSLVEYEVLKFKPSMLCASAIYVARSTLQISPAWTPLLVKHARYEVSQIRDCAEMVLGFQKAARNSDLKVTYEKYMSPDLSSVAALKPLDELPL
- the LOC126682299 gene encoding cyclin-A2-1 isoform X2, which produces MVASKGKHQLGINAVAEDARKVVKNFKVFADNEKIKIDVGSLRKTLPPKKGALLTAASDSKEGSKFGVKIKAIEDVNIKRRPLADLSNKQTEFSRNVTSAGFKPMRTSLPLTKGALLTARTDLKEGSKFGVKIKAIEDVNVKRRPLADLSNKQTELSRNDTSTGSKPMRTSLPLKKGALTAASNSKEGSKFGVKINGKFVSYAIEDVNVKRRSLDVLSNKQNEFSRNATSTGSKPMIAVDPNSRTVYIPSRKCSPGRATTSQRFSYFHATRKADCRTNTKNLGDRSEFINSRRGAKNSLGSMRKSLPVLTGNRANFSYAKNNEKGLEKAKRNTGLSGKAKMNKDVVPQVSSCRNSSLTIVARDGFISMAAKNQTNVRSHHWSRKSGKPTVKTAISVSNGNRTLRSKCTLAAGKFNSTAAMASKKQKESERSSLLEKLSVVVSHEANHEHGCESNNNLHSKKLDAADRGKSGRRRSYTSSLMARSKEEVSCIDDYGNQLEVAEYIDEIYQFYWVSETENLSLANYMSIQTEITPKMRGILINWLIEVHLRFELMSETLYLMVILLDQYLCQIPIKKNEMQLVGLTALLLASKYEDSWPPRIKDLLSISAESYTRDQMLLMEKLILKKLKFRLNAPTPYVFLLRFLKAAQSDLEHDHLAFYLIELSLVEYEVLKFKPSMLCASAIYVARSTLQISPAWTPLLVKHARYEVSQIRDCAEMVLGFQKAARNSDLKVTYEKYMSPDLSSVAALKPLDELPL
- the LOC126682299 gene encoding cyclin-A2-1 isoform X1; the encoded protein is MVASKGKHQLGINAVAEDARKVVKNFKVFADNEKIKIDVGSLRKTLPPKKGALLTAASDSKEGSKFGVKIKAIEDVNIKRRPLADLSNKQTEFSRNVTSAGFKPMRTSLPLTKGALLTARTDLKEGSKFGVKIKGKFVSSAIEDVNVKRRPLADLSNKQTELSRNDTSTGSKPMRTSLPLKKGALTAASNSKEGSKFGVKINGKFVSYAIEDVNVKRRSLDVLSNKQNEFSRNATSTGSKPMIAVDPNSRTVYIPSRKCSPGRATTSQRFSYFHATRKADCRTNTKNLGDRSEFINSRRGAKNSLGSMRKSLPVLTGNRANFSYAKNNEKGLEKAKRNTGLSGKAKMNKDVVPQVSSCRNSSLTIVARDGFISMAAKNQTNVRSHHWSRKSGKPTVKTAISVSNGNRTLRSKCTLAAGKFNSTAAMASKKQKESERSSLLEKLSVVVSHEANHEHGCESNNNLHSKKLDAADRGKSGRRRSYTSSLMARSKEEVSCIDDYGNQLEVAEYIDEIYQFYWVSETENLSLANYMSIQTEITPKMRGILINWLIEVHLRFELMSETLYLMVILLDQYLCQIPIKKNEMQLVGLTALLLASKYEDSWPPRIKDLLSISAESYTRDQMLLMEKLILKKLKFRLNAPTPYVFLLRFLKAAQSDLEHDHLAFYLIELSLVEYEVLKFKPSMLCASAIYVARSTLQISPAWTPLLVKHARYEVSQIRDCAEMVLGFQKAARNSDLKVTYEKYMSPDLSSVAALKPLDELPL